A region from the Candidatus Omnitrophota bacterium genome encodes:
- the lepA gene encoding elongation factor 4: MTDLSRIRNFCIVAHIDHGKSTLADRLLQMTGAVDQRKFREQLLDDMDLERERGITIKASAVRLHYHAKDGQEYVLNLIDTPGHVDFSFEVTKSLQACEGTILVVDAGQGVEAQTVANYQLAHERGLAVIPVINKIDLPNAQPQRTITEIHHLMGRDDIAVTPISAKEGRGVPELLERVVKEIPPPSGAPTEPLSALIFDSTYDAYKGVIVFIRLINGSIRKGVPIILMSAKKRFEVQETGTFAPKPEQTGELHAGEVGYFTANIRHPHDVIAGDTVTESARPTTTPLPGFQHLKPMVFAGIYPANAQDLTTLRAAMEKFALTDAAFQFEPEQSDALGQGFRCGFLGLLHMEIVQERLEREYGVGLVLTTPSVVFRVTTHGGTSIEVHRPNDFPSPSTITSMSEPFVKAVILCPAESVGAMMDLAIQKRGIYTSTEYLSETRVKLVFAMPLAEILIDFYDKLKSLTRGYGSFDYEVIGYREAKLVRLDILLNGRICEPLSSIVPKDQAYEKGKGLAEKLKDLIPRQLFEVAIQAAVGSHIIARESVRPLAKNVTAKCYGGDISRKRKLWDRQSEGKKRMKQFGNVEIPQEAFLAVLKI, translated from the coding sequence ATGACGGACCTCTCACGCATTCGAAACTTCTGCATCGTGGCGCATATCGACCACGGCAAATCAACACTGGCCGATCGGCTGCTGCAGATGACCGGCGCGGTCGATCAGCGCAAGTTCCGCGAGCAGCTCCTGGATGACATGGACCTGGAGCGCGAGCGGGGCATTACCATTAAAGCCTCCGCGGTGCGGTTACACTACCACGCCAAGGACGGCCAGGAGTACGTCTTGAATCTGATCGATACCCCGGGGCATGTCGACTTTTCGTTTGAGGTCACCAAGAGCCTGCAAGCCTGCGAGGGCACCATTCTCGTCGTCGATGCCGGGCAGGGTGTCGAGGCGCAGACCGTCGCCAACTACCAACTGGCACACGAGCGCGGGTTGGCGGTGATTCCGGTCATCAATAAGATCGACCTGCCCAATGCGCAGCCGCAGCGGACCATCACCGAAATCCATCATTTGATGGGGCGCGATGACATCGCGGTCACGCCGATTAGCGCGAAGGAAGGCCGCGGGGTGCCGGAACTGCTGGAGCGCGTCGTCAAAGAAATTCCGCCGCCGAGCGGCGCCCCCACCGAGCCGCTCTCCGCGCTGATTTTTGATTCAACATACGACGCCTATAAAGGCGTCATCGTGTTCATCCGGCTGATCAACGGCAGCATCCGCAAAGGCGTGCCGATTATTCTGATGAGCGCGAAGAAACGGTTTGAGGTGCAGGAGACCGGCACCTTCGCCCCCAAGCCAGAGCAGACCGGGGAGCTCCATGCCGGAGAGGTGGGGTATTTCACCGCGAACATCCGCCATCCGCATGATGTCATCGCCGGAGATACCGTGACAGAATCCGCCCGACCGACCACGACACCGCTGCCGGGATTCCAGCATCTCAAACCCATGGTCTTCGCCGGCATCTATCCGGCCAATGCGCAAGATTTGACGACCTTGCGCGCCGCGATGGAAAAATTCGCGCTGACCGATGCGGCGTTTCAATTTGAGCCGGAGCAGTCCGACGCCTTGGGGCAGGGATTCCGGTGCGGATTCTTGGGCTTGCTGCACATGGAAATCGTGCAAGAACGGCTAGAGCGGGAATATGGGGTGGGGCTTGTCCTCACCACACCCAGCGTCGTGTTTCGCGTCACCACCCATGGCGGCACATCCATCGAAGTCCACCGCCCGAATGATTTTCCTTCGCCCTCAACCATCACGTCGATGAGCGAGCCGTTCGTCAAAGCCGTCATCCTGTGTCCGGCGGAATCCGTCGGGGCCATGATGGATTTGGCCATCCAGAAACGCGGCATCTACACATCCACCGAATATCTGAGCGAGACCCGCGTGAAGCTGGTGTTTGCAATGCCGCTGGCGGAAATTTTGATCGACTTCTACGACAAGCTGAAGTCGCTCACGCGCGGCTATGGCTCCTTCGACTACGAGGTGATCGGCTATCGTGAGGCGAAGCTCGTCAGGCTCGATATCCTGCTCAATGGACGCATCTGCGAACCGCTCTCCTCCATCGTGCCCAAGGATCAAGCGTATGAGAAGGGCAAGGGGCTCGCCGAGAAACTGAAAGACCTGATTCCGCGCCAGCTCTTCGAAGTGGCCATCCAGGCCGCGGTCGGTAGCCACATCATCGCCAGAGAAAGTGTGCGCCCCTTGGCGAAAAACGTCACGGCGAAGTGTTACGGCGGCGACATCAGCCGCAAGCGCAAGCTGTGGGACCGCCAGTCGGAAGGGAAAAAACGCATGAAGCAATTCGGCAACGTCGAAATCCCCCAAGAAGCCTTCCTCGCCGTGCTAAAAATCTAA
- the rpe gene encoding ribulose-phosphate 3-epimerase has protein sequence MVDRRILVAPSLLACDFGRLAEEVKKVEEAGADWLHIDVMDGHFVPNLTMGPVIVEAIRRVSHLPLDVHLMIDHPEAYITPFVDAGAHYLTVHVEAEGLRNEALLRKTLGEIRTSGARVGLSLRPRTIADAMKPFLEELDLLLVMTVEPGFGGQSFLPEVVPKVQQLRTWFSGNLSVDGGINADTGRQCRQAGANIFVVGTYVFRSTSYKDAIQSLRGPA, from the coding sequence ATGGTTGACCGTCGGATTCTGGTCGCACCGAGTCTGCTGGCGTGTGATTTTGGCCGGCTGGCCGAAGAAGTGAAAAAGGTCGAAGAAGCCGGCGCGGACTGGCTGCACATCGACGTGATGGATGGGCACTTTGTGCCTAACCTCACTATGGGCCCGGTCATCGTCGAGGCCATCCGACGCGTCAGTCATCTGCCGCTGGATGTGCACCTGATGATCGATCACCCCGAAGCGTACATTACACCGTTCGTGGATGCTGGCGCGCATTACCTCACCGTGCACGTCGAGGCTGAGGGGCTGCGCAATGAAGCGCTCCTGCGCAAGACGCTGGGCGAGATCCGGACATCCGGCGCCCGGGTGGGGCTCTCCTTGCGGCCGCGCACCATCGCCGATGCCATGAAACCGTTTCTTGAAGAGCTGGACTTGCTGCTGGTGATGACGGTCGAGCCGGGGTTCGGCGGCCAGTCCTTTCTTCCGGAGGTCGTCCCCAAGGTGCAGCAGCTGCGCACGTGGTTTTCCGGAAACCTTTCCGTCGACGGCGGGATCAATGCCGACACCGGCCGCCAATGCCGCCAAGCCGGAGCGAATATTTTCGTCGTCGGCACCTATGTGTTCCGCTCAACATCCTATAAAGACGCCATTCAATCGCTGCGAGGACCCGCATGA
- a CDS encoding CDP-alcohol phosphatidyltransferase family protein, with protein sequence MSLANKISIFRVLLVPALIACFVYYHPTREWLRYLALGIFLVGMASDAADGFLARRQNQQTELGTLLDPIADKTLILAALISCSVVRELPAALRIPAWFNLVVISRDALVTVGSVVLFAFKGKWHVRPSRLGKWATFLQMLVIPVVLLGLPVKLPVIIIAACFTMLSAITYVRVGIRALS encoded by the coding sequence ATGAGCTTGGCCAATAAGATATCGATTTTTCGAGTCTTGTTGGTGCCAGCGCTGATCGCGTGTTTTGTCTACTATCATCCCACCCGCGAGTGGCTCCGCTATCTGGCCCTCGGCATTTTCCTTGTGGGGATGGCCTCCGATGCCGCCGATGGATTCTTGGCCAGACGCCAGAATCAGCAGACGGAATTGGGCACGTTGCTCGATCCCATCGCGGATAAAACCCTCATCTTGGCGGCGCTGATTTCCTGTTCCGTCGTCCGCGAGCTGCCGGCAGCGCTGCGCATCCCCGCCTGGTTTAATCTGGTCGTGATCAGCCGTGACGCCTTGGTCACCGTCGGCTCCGTGGTGCTCTTCGCCTTCAAAGGCAAGTGGCATGTCCGTCCGAGCCGGCTCGGCAAATGGGCGACCTTCCTGCAAATGCTGGTCATTCCCGTCGTCCTGCTCGGACTGCCGGTGAAGCTGCCCGTCATCATCATTGCGGCGTGCTTCACGATGCTCTCAGCCATCACGTACGTGCGGGTGGGCATTCGCGCCCTGAGTTAG
- a CDS encoding phosphoglucomutase/phosphomannomutase family protein encodes MTTTIKFGTEGWRAVMAEEFTAQNVRIVAQAIAEYVVKRHAEPVTVAVGHDTRFLSDYFATTACEVLAGNGIRSIVSTGAVPTCAVSRYVVANRLPLGIVITASHNPGRYNGMKVKESYGGSATNETVAAIEQHLGLSEPKRLVLETALKNKLVRRADMMPLFLRGIASFIDVAAIRRSKLRVIVDSMHGTGGRIIERLLSGGRCRVETLHPAPDAWFGGHAPEPIASNLDELMGTVKRTRADLGIANDGDADRLGIIGPGGAWLNPGQMMCVMLQYLIQERRVKGAIVKTVSNTMMINRMAEALGVALYETPVGFKHIAKLMLSEDVAIGGEESGGIGVKGYLPERDGIVNGLLVLEAMAVQKKSLTAILRELQRQFGEWHYGRRDLHLTMPQVDALFARLKHSPPETIAGVPVASVNTMDGVKLIGRDESWMLFRRSGTEPIVRIYAETPKKFQLPRLLTLGVRVAADSKP; translated from the coding sequence ATGACGACGACCATTAAATTTGGCACGGAAGGTTGGCGCGCCGTGATGGCGGAGGAGTTCACCGCTCAGAATGTCCGCATCGTGGCACAAGCCATTGCGGAGTACGTCGTGAAACGCCATGCCGAACCCGTCACGGTGGCGGTCGGACACGACACTCGATTTCTGTCGGACTATTTCGCCACGACCGCCTGCGAGGTGCTCGCCGGCAATGGCATTCGCAGCATCGTCAGCACCGGGGCCGTGCCCACCTGCGCGGTCAGCCGCTACGTGGTCGCGAATCGCCTGCCGCTGGGCATCGTCATTACGGCTAGCCATAATCCTGGCCGCTATAACGGGATGAAGGTCAAAGAATCGTATGGGGGATCCGCGACGAACGAAACGGTCGCAGCCATTGAACAGCACCTCGGGCTCTCTGAGCCCAAACGCCTCGTGCTGGAGACCGCCCTGAAGAACAAGCTCGTTCGGCGAGCCGACATGATGCCGCTGTTTCTCCGGGGGATCGCCTCCTTCATCGATGTGGCCGCGATTCGCCGATCCAAGCTGCGGGTCATCGTCGACTCGATGCACGGGACGGGCGGGCGCATCATCGAGCGGCTGCTCTCCGGCGGCCGCTGCCGCGTCGAAACACTGCATCCCGCGCCTGACGCTTGGTTTGGAGGCCATGCGCCGGAACCGATTGCCTCCAACCTGGATGAACTGATGGGAACGGTCAAACGAACCCGGGCGGACCTGGGAATCGCCAACGACGGCGACGCTGATCGCCTGGGCATCATTGGGCCCGGCGGCGCCTGGCTGAACCCCGGGCAAATGATGTGCGTGATGCTTCAATATCTGATCCAGGAGCGCCGCGTCAAGGGCGCCATCGTCAAGACGGTGTCCAATACGATGATGATCAATCGCATGGCGGAGGCCCTCGGTGTTGCACTCTACGAAACGCCGGTCGGCTTTAAACATATTGCCAAACTCATGCTGAGCGAGGATGTGGCCATCGGCGGGGAGGAATCCGGAGGGATTGGTGTGAAGGGCTACTTGCCGGAGCGCGATGGAATTGTCAACGGCCTGCTCGTGCTGGAAGCGATGGCCGTCCAGAAAAAATCGCTCACCGCGATCTTACGGGAGCTGCAGCGGCAATTTGGCGAGTGGCATTACGGCCGGCGCGATTTGCATTTGACAATGCCGCAAGTGGACGCGCTGTTTGCCCGGCTGAAGCACTCGCCACCAGAGACGATTGCCGGTGTCCCGGTGGCGAGTGTCAATACCATGGACGGAGTCAAACTCATCGGCCGGGATGAGAGTTGGATGCTCTTCCGCCGCTCCGGCACCGAACCCATCGTCCGCATCTACGCCGAGACGCCGAAGAAATTCCAGCTACCTCGACTGCTTACACTGGGTGTTCGAGTAGCCGCTGATTCGAAACCATAA
- a CDS encoding SPOR domain-containing protein has translation MPDGHENQLELFDLAAHVPPPPHRETLGGLFLNLRYDHLALASIGTLLTITVVFACGVERGKHLARAERLWMDQQTRTATGPTAARRVEEPATRTAEGPPVVLPQPSKAIDAPVIRTPATAPKAPMPSLKKAPTRSRYAVQVRTYQQPQLARMELERLKAKGESAFIVIREGRTSVYVGPFPSKADASKKLAMLKTRYEDCFVRSL, from the coding sequence ATGCCAGACGGACACGAGAATCAGCTCGAACTCTTTGACCTTGCAGCGCACGTCCCGCCGCCGCCCCATCGTGAAACGCTTGGAGGGCTCTTCCTTAACCTGCGCTATGACCACTTAGCGCTGGCGAGCATCGGCACCCTGTTGACCATTACGGTGGTCTTTGCGTGCGGCGTTGAACGCGGCAAGCATCTCGCGCGGGCTGAGCGCTTGTGGATGGACCAGCAGACGCGCACGGCCACAGGCCCAACGGCTGCACGAAGAGTTGAGGAGCCAGCCACACGAACAGCGGAGGGACCGCCTGTCGTTCTGCCGCAGCCGTCCAAGGCGATCGATGCGCCGGTCATCCGAACGCCGGCCACCGCGCCAAAAGCGCCGATGCCGAGCCTGAAGAAGGCGCCAACGCGCTCTCGGTACGCGGTCCAAGTGCGGACATATCAACAACCGCAGCTGGCCCGCATGGAGCTGGAGCGATTGAAAGCTAAAGGGGAATCGGCGTTTATCGTCATCCGTGAAGGACGGACCTCGGTGTATGTGGGCCCGTTTCCGTCCAAGGCGGATGCCAGCAAGAAATTAGCCATGCTGAAAACACGCTACGAAGATTGTTTCGTCAGGAGCCTATGA
- the plsY gene encoding glycerol-3-phosphate 1-O-acyltransferase PlsY: MTWSWWLALAASYLVGSFPTGYVLVKWLTHQDVRAIGSGNVGATNVTRAAGPGLGAIVLLIDIAKGALAASLLASAFIHPISLTARLSCGLAAVVGHTASVFLAFRGGKGVATTVGVLLAAMPGIGLASSLVWLAGFAVSRYVSVGSLLAAISIPVWQMLAHQDPSAVGLGIALALLISVRHYANITRLVSRTEHRVSWSRRRR; encoded by the coding sequence ATGACGTGGTCGTGGTGGCTCGCCCTCGCTGCGTCGTACCTGGTCGGATCGTTTCCCACCGGGTATGTGCTAGTCAAATGGCTCACGCATCAAGACGTGCGTGCGATCGGCAGCGGCAACGTGGGTGCCACGAATGTCACGCGCGCCGCAGGCCCAGGGCTGGGAGCGATCGTGCTGCTCATCGACATCGCGAAAGGCGCCCTGGCCGCAAGCCTCCTCGCCTCCGCCTTCATCCACCCGATCTCGCTGACGGCGCGCCTCAGCTGCGGGCTGGCGGCTGTTGTGGGCCATACGGCCTCGGTCTTCTTGGCCTTCCGCGGCGGCAAAGGGGTCGCCACCACCGTCGGCGTGCTGCTCGCCGCCATGCCCGGCATCGGTCTTGCGTCGTCGCTGGTGTGGCTCGCGGGATTTGCCGTAAGCCGCTATGTCTCCGTCGGCTCGCTGCTCGCCGCCATCAGCATTCCGGTGTGGCAGATGCTCGCGCATCAGGATCCCTCGGCGGTTGGACTTGGCATCGCACTGGCCCTGCTCATCAGCGTGCGGCACTATGCCAACATCACACGACTCGTGTCCCGCACCGAGCACCGCGTCAGCTGGTCACGGCGCCGGCGGTGA
- the der gene encoding ribosome biogenesis GTPase Der — protein MGRPNVGKSTLFNRLLGRRKAVVSSTRGTTRDRLFGTLMWQGRALTLIDAGGMEPQPSHDLSRAVQRHVQQALREADGIVLLCDAQQGLIPADLMILERLRPLNKPIALAVNKLDDRAIVPPEFFSLGLPDPLPLSALHGRGAGELLDRIVHDQKGSAMNGQAADPTISVAIVGRQNVGKSSLLNALLREERAIVSPTPGTTRDAIDTELILDGAAIRLIDTAGLRHRRKVSDPVDHYAMSRTTEALAHCTVALVVLDATLGIARDDQRMLHHVADAGCGCVIAINKWDLLKARERSERDLASRVHHQASAVPYAPVIATSATTGFHVVDSLRLALRVAKACQRGADQTQAIAWLTKAWQSHPPPRWRGRVIRLHHAEWLPGRPNQLRLHLRPTGWLPRPYQQYLLKHLYDRPQVAGVPIRLVLRGPSQERR, from the coding sequence GTGGGCCGACCGAATGTGGGAAAGTCCACGCTCTTCAACCGTCTGCTCGGCCGCCGTAAAGCCGTCGTCTCCTCAACGCGGGGCACGACGCGCGACCGCCTCTTCGGCACGCTGATGTGGCAGGGAAGAGCGCTCACGCTGATTGACGCCGGCGGCATGGAGCCTCAACCCTCCCATGATCTGAGCCGCGCCGTGCAGCGCCATGTGCAGCAGGCCCTGCGAGAGGCCGATGGTATCGTGCTGCTCTGTGATGCCCAGCAAGGGCTCATCCCTGCGGACTTGATGATTCTTGAGCGCCTCCGCCCGCTGAATAAGCCGATCGCGCTGGCCGTGAATAAACTCGATGACCGGGCGATCGTGCCCCCGGAATTTTTTTCCCTGGGGTTGCCGGATCCGCTGCCGCTTTCCGCCTTGCACGGTCGGGGTGCGGGAGAATTGCTGGACCGCATCGTGCATGACCAGAAGGGGTCTGCGATGAACGGGCAGGCCGCGGACCCTACGATCTCGGTCGCTATCGTCGGGCGGCAAAACGTCGGCAAGTCTTCGCTGCTCAATGCGCTGCTGCGCGAAGAGCGCGCCATCGTCAGTCCCACCCCCGGCACGACGCGCGATGCGATTGATACCGAACTGATCCTCGATGGCGCGGCCATCCGCCTGATTGATACGGCAGGGCTGCGGCACCGTCGGAAAGTCAGCGATCCGGTCGATCACTACGCCATGTCGCGCACCACGGAGGCCCTGGCCCATTGCACCGTCGCCCTGGTCGTGCTCGACGCGACGCTGGGGATCGCGCGCGATGACCAGCGCATGCTGCATCACGTCGCCGACGCCGGATGCGGATGCGTCATCGCGATCAACAAATGGGATCTGCTCAAGGCGCGGGAGCGCAGCGAGCGCGACCTGGCCTCGCGCGTGCATCATCAGGCCTCGGCCGTTCCGTATGCGCCGGTCATTGCCACATCGGCCACCACCGGATTCCATGTGGTGGATAGCCTGCGGCTGGCCCTGCGCGTGGCCAAGGCCTGCCAGCGCGGCGCGGATCAGACGCAAGCCATCGCGTGGCTCACGAAGGCCTGGCAATCGCACCCGCCACCCCGATGGCGAGGCCGCGTGATCCGACTGCACCATGCGGAATGGCTCCCGGGCCGCCCGAATCAGCTGCGCCTCCATTTGCGCCCCACCGGGTGGCTCCCTCGCCCCTATCAACAGTACCTATTGAAACACCTCTACGACCGTCCCCAGGTGGCCGGCGTGCCGATTCGGCTTGTGCTGCGGGGGCCGAGCCAGGAGCGACGATGA
- the ruvX gene encoding Holliday junction resolvase RuvX gives MRMLGLDVGDRRIGVAMSDALGLTAQPVTVIERRTLAKDAAAILALVDSHHVEGIVVGLPLTLRGAEGPQAKKVTVFVEALRRRVTIPIQTADERLTTVQGERTLIAMDVPRQKRKEVIDRVAAQLILQHYLDTQRDEQA, from the coding sequence ATGCGGATGCTGGGGCTTGATGTGGGCGACCGTCGGATCGGCGTGGCCATGAGCGACGCGCTTGGGCTGACCGCCCAACCTGTCACCGTGATTGAGCGTCGCACCCTCGCCAAGGATGCGGCGGCGATTCTCGCCTTGGTGGATTCGCATCACGTTGAAGGCATCGTCGTCGGCTTGCCGCTGACCCTGCGAGGCGCTGAGGGACCGCAAGCCAAAAAAGTCACCGTCTTTGTCGAGGCCTTGCGCCGGCGCGTCACCATCCCGATTCAGACAGCCGATGAGCGCCTGACGACGGTGCAGGGGGAACGCACCCTGATCGCCATGGATGTGCCGCGCCAGAAGCGCAAAGAGGTCATTGACCGGGTCGCTGCCCAGTTGATCTTGCAGCATTATCTGGATACCCAACGCGATGAGCAGGCGTAA
- a CDS encoding insulinase family protein, with product MKSPYQFATLKNGLGLVQRPMPNALSTAVGIWVRAGGRYESKRHAGISHFLEHLLFKGTRRRSCEALKQAIEGVGGSLNGFTAEEFTCYMAKVPARFTRRAVDVLTDMIRHPTLRPNDVEKEREVIVEEIRMYEDAPGQYVHDLLSALLWPNHPLGTLLSGTMDSVRRIRRSDVVRYWRGMYQPRNIVVSCVGAAEPSVIARHVGQTLGAMTPRPSARFRRAPRVRFGPQVRLWKKDTEQTHLCLGTYAVPRTHPDRFAMELLHVVLGANMSSRLFREVREKRGLVYEIGSQIKRFEDTGAFIIYAGCDTKKLHATMQTIMTELSRIRRTPIGPTELRRAKDYYAGQLLMGLEDTMDHMLWMGEQAAMVGRVAQPEKLLAHLEQVTARDIQRVARHLFTTPKIHLVVGGPIAETETPQLANLCRIG from the coding sequence ATGAAGTCACCCTATCAGTTCGCCACATTGAAGAATGGCCTGGGCCTCGTGCAGCGGCCCATGCCGAATGCGCTCTCAACGGCCGTCGGCATCTGGGTCAGGGCCGGCGGCCGCTACGAATCGAAACGGCATGCGGGCATCTCGCATTTTCTCGAACACCTGCTCTTTAAAGGAACGCGCCGCCGCTCGTGCGAAGCCCTGAAGCAGGCCATCGAAGGTGTGGGCGGCAGCCTGAATGGATTTACCGCCGAAGAATTTACGTGCTATATGGCGAAGGTGCCGGCCCGCTTCACGCGGCGGGCGGTTGATGTGCTCACCGACATGATCCGCCACCCCACCCTCAGGCCGAACGATGTGGAGAAGGAGCGCGAGGTCATCGTGGAAGAAATCCGCATGTACGAGGATGCGCCGGGCCAATACGTGCATGACTTGCTCAGCGCCTTGTTGTGGCCGAACCATCCCCTCGGCACGCTGCTCTCCGGCACCATGGACTCCGTTCGGCGCATCCGGCGATCGGATGTCGTCCGCTATTGGCGAGGAATGTATCAGCCGCGAAATATCGTCGTCTCGTGCGTGGGGGCGGCGGAGCCCAGCGTCATTGCCCGACACGTGGGACAAACCCTGGGCGCCATGACCCCGCGGCCATCGGCCAGATTTCGTCGGGCCCCGCGGGTCCGCTTCGGCCCCCAGGTTCGCCTCTGGAAGAAAGACACGGAGCAAACGCACCTGTGCTTGGGCACGTATGCGGTGCCGCGCACGCATCCGGATCGGTTTGCGATGGAGCTGCTGCATGTGGTGCTCGGGGCGAACATGTCCTCGCGCCTTTTTCGGGAAGTGCGGGAAAAGCGCGGACTCGTGTACGAAATCGGCAGCCAGATCAAACGTTTTGAGGACACCGGGGCCTTCATCATTTATGCCGGGTGCGATACCAAGAAGCTCCATGCGACGATGCAAACGATCATGACTGAACTGTCGCGCATCCGTCGGACCCCCATCGGACCCACCGAGCTGCGCCGGGCCAAAGACTACTACGCCGGACAGCTGCTGATGGGACTGGAAGATACGATGGATCACATGCTGTGGATGGGCGAGCAAGCGGCCATGGTCGGCCGCGTCGCTCAGCCAGAAAAACTGCTCGCGCATCTTGAGCAGGTGACCGCCCGCGACATCCAACGCGTGGCCCGCCACCTGTTCACGACGCCGAAAATCCATTTAGTGGTTGGCGGCCCCATCGCTGAGACGGAAACGCCGCAACTGGCGAACCTCTGCCGAATCGGGTGA
- a CDS encoding mannose-1-phosphate guanylyltransferase → MPRQMPGGISVTFVIMAGGRGERLWPLVRAARPKVCLCPEGKCSLLQATIDRLRPAWPKAQWLIITTPEQAAAVRADVPQALRRRVLVEPAIKNTAACMMLAAVAVARRDPNGIMVAVPADQWVDRDVAFKTAVRAAIRAAISQDTIALVGIPATQPHTGFGYLCAGTPVEGFHHPAVFHIDRFIEKPTRARARRLIAKPRTYWNSGIFVGSAENFLTQMTEWLPEHARQLVPVAARVRRWNDATLRRAYRKLIPISFDYGVMDHLQGGVVVEGHFSWADVGSWDTWMKLGYGSSHHVSVDSNNITVISQQDDHLVATLGVHDLVIVRTPTATLICHPTRAQAVREVVKKISADPRLASYR, encoded by the coding sequence ATGCCCAGGCAGATGCCCGGGGGGATTTCCGTCACATTTGTGATTATGGCCGGCGGGCGCGGCGAGCGCCTCTGGCCGCTGGTCCGCGCGGCGCGCCCGAAGGTCTGCCTGTGTCCTGAGGGAAAGTGCTCGCTGCTGCAAGCCACGATCGATCGCCTGCGGCCCGCCTGGCCGAAAGCGCAGTGGCTGATAATCACCACCCCGGAGCAGGCGGCGGCCGTTCGCGCGGATGTGCCTCAGGCCCTGCGACGCCGCGTCCTCGTTGAGCCGGCGATCAAGAACACGGCCGCCTGCATGATGCTGGCCGCGGTGGCGGTGGCGCGGCGCGATCCCAACGGCATCATGGTCGCGGTACCCGCGGACCAATGGGTGGACCGCGATGTCGCGTTCAAAACCGCGGTGCGGGCCGCGATCCGCGCGGCCATCAGCCAAGACACGATCGCCCTGGTCGGCATTCCGGCCACCCAACCGCACACCGGCTTTGGCTATCTCTGCGCGGGGACTCCCGTGGAAGGGTTTCATCATCCGGCCGTGTTTCACATCGACCGATTCATTGAAAAACCCACACGCGCGCGTGCGCGTCGCCTGATCGCAAAACCTCGGACCTACTGGAATAGCGGGATCTTCGTGGGCAGCGCGGAAAACTTCCTCACGCAGATGACCGAATGGCTGCCGGAGCATGCGCGGCAGCTCGTACCGGTGGCGGCCCGCGTGCGCCGATGGAATGATGCAACACTCCGTCGCGCCTACCGGAAGCTGATCCCGATTTCCTTTGATTATGGCGTGATGGATCATCTCCAGGGCGGCGTGGTCGTCGAGGGCCATTTCTCCTGGGCGGATGTGGGCAGCTGGGATACGTGGATGAAGCTCGGGTATGGCTCGTCGCACCACGTCTCCGTCGACAGCAACAACATCACGGTGATCAGCCAGCAGGACGACCACCTCGTGGCCACGCTGGGCGTGCATGACTTGGTCATCGTCCGCACGCCGACGGCCACGCTCATTTGCCACCCGACGCGCGCCCAAGCGGTGCGCGAAGTCGTCAAGAAAATCTCCGCCGATCCGCGCCTGGCCTCATACCGATAA
- the lepB gene encoding signal peptidase I produces the protein MSADFFADVRRFIRGNPRSNPRESASSPSKSALRENIESLLWAVALALIIRTFIMAPFKIPSGSMRLTLIEGDRILVNKFIYRFQPPQHGDIIVFRFPEERKRSFIKRLVATGGETVEIRDGKVLVNGQPLDGAGIFHKNYYYNRGPYGAEHALITVPQDCYFVLGDNSSASLDSRFWGFVPRKLVIGRAMCIFWPLPRWRILH, from the coding sequence ATGTCCGCTGATTTCTTCGCAGATGTCCGCAGATTTATCCGCGGCAATCCGCGCAGCAACCCGCGGGAATCTGCGTCCAGCCCTTCGAAGTCTGCACTTCGGGAAAATATCGAGTCGTTGCTGTGGGCGGTGGCCCTCGCCCTCATCATCCGCACGTTCATTATGGCGCCGTTTAAAATCCCGTCCGGCTCGATGCGCCTGACGCTGATTGAGGGTGACCGCATCCTAGTGAACAAATTCATCTATCGGTTTCAGCCGCCGCAGCACGGCGACATCATCGTCTTCCGCTTTCCGGAGGAGCGAAAACGGTCCTTCATCAAGCGCCTGGTCGCGACGGGCGGGGAGACGGTGGAAATCCGCGACGGCAAAGTGCTGGTCAACGGCCAGCCGCTGGATGGCGCCGGCATCTTCCACAAGAACTACTACTATAATCGCGGCCCCTACGGGGCGGAGCATGCCCTCATCACCGTCCCGCAGGATTGCTACTTTGTGCTGGGCGATAACTCCTCCGCCTCGCTCGATAGCCGGTTCTGGGGTTTCGTCCCTCGCAAGCTCGTGATCGGCAGAGCGATGTGCATCTTCTGGCCGCTCCCCCGCTGGCGGATCTTGCACTAG